The DNA region AATCTAATTCGCTGATTGCCACTTTCACCACAATTTTACGAATTGTGGTTTCCTTGTTTTTAATACAGGCAGGACGGTGCACATCCTGCGGGAAAAATAGGGCATAGCTGCCGGGAATCATGTCGATAAACAATTCGTTTTCACTGTCGTGATAAAAAATAATATCGCGCTGTTCCAGCAGTGATTCGCTTATTTCGTTATTGCCGGTATCAATCGCGATACCGATTTTCTCTTCACCCCAGGCCAGGAACTGTATATCCAGATAACGGCGATGCACTTCCGGCCGGTTCTCGTGCGGTTCCTTTGTGGTGAGATCCAGAACCTGGGCAAAAATGTTACGCCCTTCAATTTCCACCACGCCTGGCTCCAGGGTGGTGAAATCCGTCGTGCGCAGAAATTCGAGCGCTTTTTCAATCGCCCG from Enterobacter chengduensis includes:
- a CDS encoding YhcH/YjgK/YiaL family protein is translated as MIFGHISQPNPCRLPRAIEKALEFLRTTDFTTLEPGVVEIEGRNIFAQVLDLTTKEPHENRPEVHRRYLDIQFLAWGEEKIGIAIDTGNNEISESLLEQRDIIFYHDSENELFIDMIPGSYALFFPQDVHRPACIKNKETTIRKIVVKVAISELD